Below is a window of Plasmodium sp. gorilla clade G2 genome assembly, chromosome: 14 DNA.
taaaaataattatatgagtAAAATGTCAGGTTTTGGTAACCCTTATTTTAATCAAAATCCAGTACAAAAAACTAAAGGAGAAATAgctataaaatatttaaatgatgtagctaataaatatatacccTCTTCTtttgtaaataaaattaatagagTTAGTGCATCTCTAAGCaaaaattattcaaatggttcattaaatatacatagtATAATGAATGGTCGAGCATTCAATAAAGGTCTCGAAAAAAACCATATCAAAAGATCAGAAAGTTATTAccacaataaaaataatataaataatataaatagtataaatagtatgcattatatgaataatcaccataataataataataatagttataataataattattataataattccaGAAGAAATGATAACGTAAGAAAACCACAAGAAATTCAACAAGCAGGATTATATGagaataaaattattcaagACATATTACTTACAACTGGTATTAATAAAGTACCATCAGAAAATATACTTAACGAATTTGCTATAAAATGTAAAACTCTAGATACCAAATTAATCGTTTCAATACTTACAGataaattaaagaaaaatattcatgacgaagaagaaaattgtaaatacaaatataaagtattatctattataaaacatttattatCCTTTAGAactaatgaagaaaaagaaaccCTTATGGAAACTCTAGAAGTCTTAATACAGAATCTAAAAAATCAAACATtagaagaattatataaatgtaaagaaattaaacaattaaaaaaaattgttataGAAATATTTGTTCTCATGggattacaaaaaaaaacagacacccaagaaaatgataaaaataaaaattttaatatatatcaaaaccAGGTATCTATGGAAATACCAAATTTGTTAGATAtcgatgatgatataaaaccacctccaaataataataatatgacaaTGGGTGATtcaaaaatgtattataatgaaaaaaataaatcagaCGATCTTATGTCGCTTAGTCAAAATGTTTCAAATGGGACTCAAACCAAAAACAATAAAACaggtaaataaataaataaatatatatatatatatatatatatggtaattttatgaatagcataatatatatatataaatatatatatatatatttttttttttataattaaccTTTGGTAGGCTTTGATAACAATGACCATTTTAAGAATCAATGGAATAACAAAAAGGATGAAAACATGGAAAATCTTCTGTGcgattttgaaaatatatcaattaataataaagaattatttaatagTCTAAATGTTAAAGGTAATAACACCCAAATATCATACAATAATATGAGGTCTAATCAAAATGCAGATAAAACTTATTATAATACACAACAAggtaacaataaaaataatatgaataacaattataataataatgataaatttaattttatgaacTCTAATAATGATCTCATATTTTtcgaaaataaaaaggaaaataatacaaaagaaataaatgtatCATCTAAACAAACTAATCAAACTAAATTAAATGACGAAGGATTATTCTTTCATTTAAATCAACACAATATATAtcaagatgataataaattaatagatataaataatgacaCTACTAATAATTCATtgaatacatattttaataatatatcacaaaatacatatgaaaaggataatataataaacgcaacatcattaaataataatataaaaacaagtAGTAATATTTCAcatgataataaaacaagtaatataaattacTTTCATGATCACCATTTAAAAATGGGTGATGATCAAATTGACaacttttttaattctttcaCTTTATCctctaaaaaaaatgaacaaaataatacaaaaccAAATGTAAAAATTGATGCCTTCGAATTATTATCGGATCAAATGaaactataaaaaaaaaaatatatatatatatttatatatatatatatttatatatatatatatttatatatatatatatatatttatatttatatttatatttatatttatatttatatttatatttattttttttaccttttCAATATATACGAAATATAAGTACACTTATGtgtgtttattatatttccttGTTTTATACTAtgtatacacacatatatttttatatatgtttcttttatatatatttaattttttttttatcagtTGATTTcaaatattgttatttttatattatatatctattttaaTCCTACATACAAATTTTTGTTTAAagttaaacaaaaaaataaaaaaaaatgtataaaaaaaaaaaaaaaaatggaaaaaagaaaattattatataatataaataattttttactttgtgcagaataaaatatatatatattttttttttgttttcaaacttttattatttactcTTTCTaccaataaaaataattctttatgATGTTTaattgaaattttttttttttttttttcttagtTTTATGCATCATATAatagttataatattaatattgttataattGTCTTATAAAATGACATATGGGTTATCatctatataaaaaaaaaaaaaaaaaaggaaacatttttttttatatgatattctatatatttttcatgtaTTATATACCTGAAAAACTAGGGAcctttaaattatattttttaataatggatctacaaaataaagaagaataaaatataaaaaaaaaaaattatatatatatatatatatatatatgtgataggGTTTACTTTTTTAGTATATCATTttaatcatttaaaaaaatatatatataataaataaataaaaaaaaaacaaaaaaaagaaactcACAAAGGTATAAATCGTCCTCCGAGATaatgtttctttttataatttatcaaTCCTTGCTTTGGAAGCattaaagaaatattcaTATCTGAGTTTATAAAAAGGCTATTTGTTGAAAGACctacattaaaatatatatatataaatttcttatatataagatatatgatacaaaatatatatattaattttatatatcttaaaatatttgtttattaccTGAATCGATATTTATTCCAGATGGGACATCTACTGAGACAATTACTTTGTTGCTATTATTAATCATCTAAAGAAATTGAGtagacataaatataaatataaatataaatataaatataaatataaatataaatataaataagtaaattaaaatatatatatatatatatatatatatatatatatatatacatacttGTATTATTTCGTCAAACGGTTTTCGGGGTTCTCCCTTAAAACTAAATCCAAATATAGAATCTATTATTAAATCATAATTATCCAAAtcttaataaaaagaaaattaaaagaataaataaaaatatgtgttaattatatatgattaatCGATAAtgctttaaaatattaatggaCACATTTATAGTTatcaattatataataataataaatatatgtatatttaccACTTGGTGTTATACTCCTGAGGACGCTGATTTCATAATGCTCCAGTAGTTTTAATAGTCTCTTTAAAAGggaaaatatgtatatatatataaaaataatatatatatatttatatatatatatatatttttttttaatatttcccTTCTTTTGTCTTACTTTAAATAATGTTTTATCATTAACTTTCGGATATAATATCATGACGTCATATCCAAACTGTTTCAAATGACGAGCTGCAACTAAACCGTCCCCACCATTATTTCCAGGACCACaacaaattaatatttttttaaattcttttgGTTTGTATTccttaaaaattatttgagATATGGATAAACCAGCTAATTCCATTAGCTGCTCAGTGGTATATCCAATTTCATCGCTCATTAATTCGTTATCTATTTTTTGAGATAAATCTTGCGATAAATACTATAATATtatgggaaaaaaaaaatatatatatatatattttattatgtatataaattctatatattcaatgttcattctttatatatattattgatatatgttacatttatttattttatttatattttttcttacaGTAATTTCCATTTTTCTCATGTTTAATATGTAACTACTTCTTCTTCTCTTTAAGGTTACACCTAATGTAGGAACATATatcttattataaattttcaattttaaataatttaataaacttaaaacataaaaattctTTAGTGATCTAGAAAAAGTAAagctttttataaataaattcctattcatattatatctcatatatatatatatatatatatatattcacacaaatgatataatttttaccaagtaaattaaataaataaaataatatttatacacactatactatcatatatatggttaatatatatatatatttaaggaGAATCATCAAATTGTGTCacgttttattttatatattattacaaataattatttaatagaataaattttttttttataagttaTCTTGAAgcttcaaatatatatatatatatatatatatatatatatatatttaaattaaaacggtaatacatatatattttatatattatcatttttgtaTGAAAAACAATCTTGTTACACTTTTCgttttatagaaatatatgatatattaaaaaaaataagaataataaaattaaaacttatatatataaataactaCATATataggttttttttttttttttttttttttataaaaatgtcgaaaaaattaaaaaaaaaaaaaaatataataataatataatatatacttattaattatcaaacaaatataacgttaaaagaaaaaaaaaaaaaaaaaaatatttggaatctattatattatttcttttgattattttgattttaaatttatataaatatattaaatatatcctttaaatatatttttccatagacataatatcatttaagtaaaaatattattattattttttttttcttccttgtcccattttttattttttttttatttttattatttcaaaaaCTAATAAAAACCAAATGTATAAACtacaacataaaaaaatcattttacttttttttcttttcttctttttgtcCTAATATTCTTAATAAATGTGTGAACAATCCGACTAAATCTAAATATAGGCAAATGGAATGCATCTATAGAAAGGAAAagataaaagaaattatatgaatattatattaatcagtttttatataaattattttaaatatatatccatgTATAAATTGTATATCCTTAATAATGTAttgattttaattttattttttttaattactaTGTAATCTTTATTTCCCCTTCTAAAGTCAAAGAGTGTAATCTGAGTATCGAATAAAACAAAtctaaaagtaaaaaaaaaaaaaaaaatatatatataataaatatatataaaattttaaaaaattattatattctaatacataaaaatatatatattatagtcaTTATTTAAGAAACATAGCAAATCAGTTTACaacattttcatatatatagttttttttttttttttttttttttttttttttttttcttatatatattattaccccatatacataaaaaatccagtatataataatgtggtGTCTATAAATTTTGATCTTATGAAAAAGTTCATAAATGAAATTAAGGCTACATAAGAACAAACTGCACATAAAACAGCCCCAAGAAATATGGAAATCCTAAGaaagtataaaatatatatatatatatatatataatttttttcttttttttttcattttatatatacgtGTAATAAAATCTATTCATTTTTGAAATTTTTGAATTTTCATATTTGTTTCATTTTAGTTACCTATTTTTTGAAAAGATGGCGGCCAAGGAAAAGCAACAAAATATAGATAAGCTTCCAAAAAAGGCTAGGGGAAGTATTGATGGgtttaaataattaacatAATTTATGTAGTCACTAATTAAAATACCAATAGAAGATGATATACCAGCAAAATATACAAGTCTTTTTTTTGATGTATCAACTAATTGATAATGAGAATTACATGAGGATGCTAAAAGAAATGAACAAACTAAACTAATTATAGAAGCAATAAATCTTGGTAccttaaaataataaatatccaCATAACAACTTAAGGCACTAACTATTGTTCCCATAGCTAAAAGaccatatattttcattaagtGATTTCTTTCTTCATTTGTTAAAGGGGAAAAATTCATAAGGTTGGATAAATTTATATCCCTTTGTCGTTTCTTTATCTGATTCAAAAaatccattttttttaaatattatatccaaaaatatttttaaattaaaaagtcaaaaataaataaataattaaatatatatatatattatataattatatattttcaaatatgtatatagcttcctttattttttttaaatatataatttataattatataataatcatatattatatttttttaaatataaaatttatattttcaaaattcaaaaattgcaactttatatatatatatatatataagtaaaagaaatggaaaaagaaaaaacttTTAAGTTTGTACttattattgatatatatatacatatatatttaatatatgtttattttaaattttattataaaaaaaaaaaaaaaaaaaaaaaaaatgtgcacgcaaaatatattaagagcaaaaaaaaaggaaatatataaaaaaatatacaaaataaaataatatgcaaaaacatataatatatacatatattattttatattttcatatttgagaaaaaaaaaaaaaaaaaaaatatacatgtatgttctatatttttacatatatttattataatatatatgaacatattaataagaattttatcatattataattatttttttttttttttttgttcttatgAATTAAACAATTAATGGAAATAAAAttatggaaaatatatatatataaataaaatacattctTAAAGATTAATATTgacaaaaataattatataaattatttgaaaaggccatcttattttaataatttaataaatatatatatgtatatttttcatttaatggctcttcaatataaaatatatatacatataggATACATTTCAACAAATATACATGTTTAATTGTATTTGAAATTATGGAATATGCAatgagaatatatatattgtggtATATcctatttcttatataaataatattagtaGGTCTTATGAAATGTCAACataaaagatattaaaaaaacatataagcCGTTGTTATTGTTCATAACGTGggttgaaaaataaaaatacttgtaagaataaaaaaaaccttaatttaaaaatatgaatatatttaataatgaatatatatcctttaattttttattatatgtctGTTAAACCATTTATTTGAATTgcaatatattcattttaagatgcttaataaatatatttttatattaaagtTGTTATTGTtaaatgttaaaaaatatatatatatatatatatctatatatattacaaataataaagtgatcatttaaaaaattcttGTCTTTCACatattatacttttttttttgatataaattttgtttagatataagaaaaaacatgtgaataaataaataaatatttatttatattacatatccTTAATTCAATATTTTCTATGTGTTTCATATACTGtgaaaatgtatatatcCTGTATGTATGTTGTCCTTATTATATCTATTTCAAATATGACTTAATATACTATGTATTATCCGTTcattcttaaaaatatagatattaaatatttttatgttcatattcacctttattataattcaaatatatatatatatatattattactttggGGTATGTGTACTGTGTTTTTTCTATTATGTtaattattatcacaatTGCTATATTACTACAAATTATTTGTCTTTGgctattttgaaaaaaaaaaaaaaaaaaaaaaaaaaacctgaACATCTAAAAGGTGGCTAgccaaaaaattaatttacaacaatgaagaaaaaaaaaaaaaaaaaaaaaattaaattaaatgagATAATATAAAGGATTATTTTCCAATTAATtgtaaataaagaataaaaaaattaaacaagtaaataaaatgaataaatatcataaataatagaattaataataacactaaaaagaaaaaaaatatatatatatatatataataagatgtatttatatttacttataCTCTTCAGTATGCTTTATAATTTGCCACTGTtccatatgaataataatttgatccgtgtaaaatattttcgATTTCTTCTGCTCGttgaaaagaaaagatattTCCTCCAACTTGTAAAATTCTATAGAAACTCCATACCAATTGAATAACAAAATAAGCTATTaagaacataaaaaaatgtatgaCCATTTCCATTATTCCATagtacatattataattgaGTACAACACTCCTTTGccaataaaaattattataataccaTTGAACACTATGAGCTGTTGTTGTATTATATAGGCAAATTAAAAATTCAATAGCTTCCACCATATAATTTATGACTACAATATTATAAGCAATATAAGCTGTAAATGCATTTTTATGAGAAACTGAAAAGAATATTAACATGGCACAAAGAAAATTAAAGGTTGatataatcataaaaaaGGTTGTATTATAATGGGACATATGTGTTAACATAATTATGGATACTAATATTAAAAGTATtgcatatataatacttGCAGTCCCAATAGAAAAGCATAAAAATCTTTTCATAGTCCATCTTTTCATTCTGTCTTTTCcgaacatttttataaatctacttcataattatatacatctATTTGAAATATACGTAAGTAAATTTCATTtggttatattaaaaaaaataataataaaattaaaatatattatatgaaattattaatGTGTTCAATATggtaaagatataaataaacatctgttttattaaacacatgtaacaatatataaaggtatattaatgtataataaatatatttatttgtaaatttaaagccatataaatataaaaaaatatatatacaaacaaTACTTAAAAGTATTATCTTTTCCAACaccatatatttatcatttcatAATTACAatcatattcttttatttatattacgaAAGAATTCTATGTAATGTAAAAagacaataaatatatttcatgtgTATAACacataattatgataattggTTCagtatattatacatatatataaacatttaattttatttatttattaatttttcgtcctcttcttttaatttatataatatatataaaaaaaattaatatttcaaCCAAAACTTtatagtataaataaatgtattactaattgaataaataataaataaataaaataatagtatataaataataataatgaaaattcaTTTACTTTTATCATATCAGTCATTttatgtgaaaaaaaaaaatatatatatgtatgtgctTCTCAGTGCAGAATCGGTTACAAAAAATGtaccataaaaaaataagaaaaaaaaataaaaacaaaacaagACAAGACAactaaaatataaacataaacattAGACTAatgatttaaaatattattaatataaatgtaataattaaaatatttatttaaatataaatcgAATGTGAGATCTTATAATACATAGATAAAAGTTGTGAAACGTCGTAAGCCTAATTGGAACACcttttaaacataaaaatatatatatatatatatatatatatatatatatatatatatatatgtatgtataatattattctaaAATACTTCTACATTCTTATAATTtagaatgaataaatatgtacCCCCAAATTTTCAATCCattggtatatatatattgaaaaaaaaaaaaaaaaggaaaatgtaGTATATTAACggattataaaatataaatgatgagcataacatcatatatataatataaatatgtaaatattaatgGTTTTcacttatttttttcttgagATGTTCTATGAGgcaaaagaatattatatatatttgtaggacatatttttttatgccttaaaaaaaaaaaaaacgtacACTGTTACGATCCGGCGTAAAAAAggatatacaaataaatatatataatttaatttttaaaaaaatatattttgctTGAATTAATATTCAAAGGaatgtaataaaatgaaaattttgttaataaaatattataatggaCATGaagtataaaattttatttttctttctatttaatttttttccattcgtaacataaatgtaaatatatataaatatataaatatacatatatttataatagtatacatatataacatcatataaatgtattgtcgtatgaacatataatcatacatatatacaatcatataaataatacataattatataagtcatacatatattatatatat
It encodes the following:
- a CDS encoding pyridoxal 5'-phosphate synthase, putative, translating into MNRNLFIKSFTFSRSLKNFYVLSLLNYLKLKIYNKIYVPTLGVTLKRRRSSYILNMRKMEITYLSQDLSQKIDNELMSDEIGYTTEQLMELAGLSISQIIFKEYKPKEFKKILICCGPGNNGGDGLVAARHLKQFGYDVMILYPKVNDKTLFKRLLKLLEHYEISVLRSITPSDLDNYDLIIDSIFGFSFKGEPRKPFDEIIQMINNSNKVIVSVDVPSGINIDSGLSTNSLFINSDMNISLMLPKQGLINYKKKHYLGGRFIPLSIIKKYNLKVPSFSDDNPYVIL
- a CDS encoding bax inhibitor 1, putative — encoded protein: MDFLNQIKKRQRDINLSNLMNFSPLTNEERNHLMKIYGLLAMGTIVSALSCYVDIYYFKVPRFIASIISLVCSFLLASSCNSHYQLVDTSKKRLVYFAGISSSIGILISDYINYVNYLNPSILPLAFFGSLSIFCCFSLAAIFSKNRISIFLGAVLCAVCSYVALISFMNFFIRSKFIDTTLLYTGFFMYMGFVLFDTQITLFDFRRGNKDYIMHSICLYLDLVGLFTHLLRILGQKEEKKKK